A genomic window from Equus caballus isolate H_3958 breed thoroughbred chromosome 5, TB-T2T, whole genome shotgun sequence includes:
- the SELENBP1 gene encoding selenium-binding protein 1 (The RefSeq protein has 3 substitutions compared to this genomic sequence), translated as MATKCGDCGPGYPTPQEAMKGPREEIVYLPCIYRNTGTEAPDYLATVDVDPKSPQYSQVIHRLPMPYLKDELHHSGWNTCSSCFGDSTKSRNKLVLPSFISSRIYVVDVGTEPRAPKLHKVIEAKDIHEKCGLGTPHTSHCLPTGEVMISTLGDPKGNGKGGFVLLDGETFEVKGTWERPGGSAPMGYDFWYQPRHNVMISTEWAAPNVVQNGFNPADVEAGLYGKHLHVWDWQRHEIVQTLLMPDGHIPLEIRFLHDPAASQGFVGCALSSTIQRFYKNEGGTWSVEKVIEVPPKKVKGWMLPEMPGLITDILLSLDDRFLYFNNWLHGDMRQYDISDPKRPRLVGQIFLGGSIVKGGPVQVLEDQELKSQPEPLVVKGKRVPGGPQMIQLSLDGKRIYVTTSLYSDWDKQFYPDLIREGSVMLQIDVDTVKGGLKLNPNFLVDFGKEPLGPALAHEIRYPGGDCTSDIWL; from the exons CTACGAAATGTGGAGATTGTGGGCCTGGCTACCCTACCCCTCAGGAGGCCATGAAAG GACCCAGGGAGGAGATTGTCTACCTGCCCTGTATTTACCGAAACACAGGCACTGAGGCCCCGGATTACCTAGCCACTGTGGACGTTGACCCCAAGTCTCCCCAGTATTCCCAG GTCATCCACCGGCTGCCCATGCCGTACCTGAAGGATGAGCTGCATCACTCAGGATGGAACACCTGCAGCAGCTGCTTCGGGGACAGCACCAAGTCTCGCAACAAGCTGGTGCTGCCCAGTTTCATCTCCTCCCGCATCTATGTGGTGGATGTGGGCACCGAGCCCCGTGCCCCGAAGCTGCACAAG GTCATTGAGGCCAAGGACATCCATGAAAAGTGTGGCCTGGGCACCCCTCACACCAGCCACTGCCTGCCCACTGGGGAGGTGATGATCAGCACCTTGGGAGACCCCAAGGGCAATGGCAAAG GGGGTTTCGTGCTGCTGGATGGAGAGACATTTGAAGTGAAGGGGACGTGGGAGAGGCCTGGGGGCTCTGCGCCTATGGGCTATGACTTCTGGTACCAGCCTCGACACAATGTCATGATCAGCACCGAATGGGCAGCTCCCAATGTCCTACGAGATGGCTTCAATCCTGCTGATGTAGAGGCAG GGCTATATGGGAAGCACTTACACGTGTGGGACTGGCAGCGCCATGAGATCGTGCAGACCCTGCTTATGCCGGACGGGCACATCCCCCTGGAGATCCGCTTCCTGCACGACCCGGCTGCCTCCCAGGGCTTCGTGGGCTGTGCCCTCAGCTCCACCATCCAGCGCTTCTACAAGAATGAG GGAGGTACTTGGTCAGTGGAGAAGGTGATCGAGGTGCCCCCCAAGAAAGTGAAGGGCTGGATGCTGCCCGAAATGCCAG GCCTCATCACTGACATCCTGCTGTCCCTGGACGACCGCTTCCTCTACTTCAACAACTGGCTGCACGGGGACATGCGGCAGTATGACATCTCTGACCCAAAGAGGCCTCGCCTCGTGGGACAG ATCTTCCTAGGGGGCAGCATTGTTAAGGGAGGCCCTGTGCAAGTGCTGGAGGACCAGGAGCTAAAATCCCAGCCAGAGCCCCTTGTGGTCAAG GGGAAACGTGTGCCTGGAGGCCCTCAGATGATCCAGCTCAGCCTAGATGGGAAGCGTATCTATGTCACCACGTCACTGTACAGTGACTGGGACAAGCAGTTTTACCCTGACCTCATCAG GGAAGGCTCCGTGATGCTGCAGATCGATGTAGACACAGTAAAGGGAGGGCTGAAGTTGAACCCCAACTTCCTGGTGGACTTCGGGAAGGAGCCCCTCGGGCCGGCCTTGGCCCATGAGATCCGCTACCCTGGGGGTGACTGCACTTCTGACATCTGGCTCTGA